The following are from one region of the Rosistilla carotiformis genome:
- a CDS encoding OmpP1/FadL family transporter: MQNQITSRILATALACLVTGSSFAQGIVLPGAGPINRSMGGASTAAPIDAAGALLWNPGSITGLGGSQMMFGAEFLYTRTTLDSSLPADAFGPGVPGGPVSGSSDSHSGVPVLPTIALVYSNPDSDFAYGLGVFTIGGFGVNYAASGTNPLLTAQPPNGFGIGNAYSRLNLLQIAPTVAVQLVDGLSIGFAPTVTMGDLALAPALFAAPDNADGGLPTYSDAQNGRWRYALGFQVGVYLETMSGWNFGLSFKSKQWFEEFEFQSAGETGAPRTLTANPEYPMIISLGTSFTGFEGWVSAVDVRYIDYANASVFGDDAAFQADGSVPGLGWDSTVGVALGLQREFQNGVSLRAGYDFGQSPISNDKTGFNVLSSALWNHAVTTGATLPVNHALSMSLAYVHVFEASSSGAIQTPAGPVPGSSVEITQVSDTLSMGFDVKF; the protein is encoded by the coding sequence ATGCAAAATCAAATTACTTCTCGGATACTTGCCACCGCCTTGGCATGCCTCGTCACGGGTTCGAGCTTCGCTCAAGGGATCGTGCTACCGGGTGCCGGCCCGATAAACCGCTCGATGGGAGGTGCATCAACAGCAGCCCCGATCGATGCAGCCGGAGCCTTGTTATGGAATCCAGGCTCGATCACTGGCTTGGGCGGTTCGCAGATGATGTTTGGAGCGGAATTCCTGTACACGCGGACGACACTCGATTCGTCGCTGCCCGCCGATGCATTCGGCCCCGGCGTTCCTGGAGGTCCCGTGTCAGGATCCAGCGACAGCCATTCGGGAGTCCCGGTGCTGCCGACGATCGCTCTGGTGTATTCGAATCCTGATTCGGATTTCGCCTACGGCTTAGGTGTTTTCACCATCGGCGGCTTCGGAGTGAACTATGCTGCCAGCGGAACCAATCCATTACTGACAGCTCAGCCCCCCAACGGCTTTGGAATCGGCAACGCGTATTCGCGGCTGAACCTGTTGCAGATCGCACCCACCGTTGCGGTCCAATTGGTCGATGGGTTATCGATCGGTTTTGCTCCCACCGTCACGATGGGCGATCTCGCCTTGGCCCCCGCTCTGTTCGCCGCTCCCGACAACGCCGACGGTGGCCTGCCGACCTATTCCGACGCCCAGAACGGCCGCTGGCGGTACGCGCTCGGCTTCCAAGTCGGCGTTTATCTGGAAACAATGTCGGGCTGGAACTTTGGCCTCTCTTTCAAGAGCAAGCAATGGTTTGAAGAATTTGAATTCCAATCGGCCGGAGAGACCGGGGCGCCGCGGACACTCACCGCCAACCCGGAATATCCGATGATCATCAGCCTCGGAACCTCGTTTACCGGATTTGAAGGTTGGGTCAGCGCGGTCGACGTCCGCTACATCGACTACGCCAACGCATCGGTCTTCGGCGACGATGCGGCATTCCAAGCCGATGGCTCGGTGCCGGGCCTTGGTTGGGACAGCACCGTCGGGGTCGCTCTTGGCCTGCAACGCGAGTTCCAAAACGGCGTCAGCTTGCGAGCCGGATACGACTTTGGCCAGTCGCCGATCTCCAACGATAAGACCGGATTCAACGTCCTGTCGTCAGCGCTTTGGAATCACGCAGTCACCACCGGAGCGACGCTGCCGGTCAACCACGCGTTATCGATGTCGCTGGCTTATGTTCACGTCTTCGAGGCTTCCAGCAGCGGCGCGATCCAAACTCCTGCGGGTCCGGTCCCTGGATCTTCGGTTGAGATCACCCAGGTCAGCGATACGCTGTCGATGGGCTTTGACGTGAAATTTTAA
- a CDS encoding SDR family NAD(P)-dependent oxidoreductase, whose translation MSNLSGKRALISGASRGIGAGAAIELARAGADVVINYFSNADEAETICKRCREFGVRAESVQADTGEQADCERLVAEAWDRMGGLEIVVSNAAYSDRELFYRANLDGFRRTIDVTMWGPFYLLRAASLKMIDAGTQGSIVIVSSPHAVQAMPGAMAYNMAKAAIDQMARTAAVELAQYRIRVNILHPGWIDTPGERKFFSEQTLEEKGAELPWGRLGQPQEIGRGVVFLSDPASEYITGSTLTIDGGIQLPWRDMFRVEETPQSV comes from the coding sequence TTGAGTAATTTGTCTGGCAAACGTGCATTGATCAGCGGAGCGAGTCGTGGCATTGGGGCGGGAGCGGCCATCGAACTAGCGCGGGCTGGGGCGGATGTCGTGATCAACTACTTCAGCAACGCCGACGAGGCCGAAACGATATGCAAACGCTGTCGCGAATTTGGCGTCCGCGCCGAAAGCGTTCAAGCGGACACCGGCGAACAAGCCGATTGTGAACGGCTGGTCGCCGAAGCTTGGGATCGGATGGGCGGACTGGAGATCGTGGTTTCCAATGCCGCGTACAGCGATCGCGAACTTTTCTATCGCGCCAACCTGGATGGTTTCCGACGAACGATCGATGTCACAATGTGGGGCCCGTTCTACCTGCTTCGGGCTGCCAGTTTGAAGATGATCGATGCCGGCACGCAGGGGAGCATCGTCATCGTCAGTTCGCCGCACGCGGTCCAGGCGATGCCCGGCGCGATGGCGTACAACATGGCCAAAGCCGCGATCGATCAAATGGCGCGAACCGCGGCTGTCGAATTGGCCCAATACCGGATCCGGGTCAACATCCTGCATCCCGGCTGGATCGATACGCCGGGGGAACGAAAGTTCTTCAGCGAGCAGACGCTCGAAGAAAAAGGGGCCGAGCTGCCGTGGGGCCGCTTGGGGCAACCTCAAGAGATCGGCCGCGGCGTCGTCTTCTTGAGCGATCCGGCCAGCGAATACATCACCGGCAGCACGCTGACGATCGACGGTGGCATCCAGCTACCGTGGCGGGATATGTTCCGCGTCGAAGAAACTCCGCAGTCCGTCTAG
- a CDS encoding NAD(P)-binding protein, producing the protein MSQSEKIAVFGGGIAGLTAAYALTDPSLSTRYEVTVYQMGWRLGGKGASGRNRQQHDRIEEHGLHIWLGCYENAFRVMRTCYDECRSANLTPESPFQTVEDAFDPQDLITMMEPDGAGSWDPWSITMPSTDKFPGQQSQCISVAGAVRRLLELMDKLQQVPLDRMSPERLDQVRQVKERLNDSECQNCKQDYRAVLQSLESLQIDSKRSWIAEDQTPEQRRRAILIELAITLAKGVLRDVLLEGHTSFDVLDQHDFRGWLRQHGASRQACDSAPVRAAYEIVFGYHRGEDDKPSYAAGVATRFMLRWVLTYEGSLIYKMRAGMGDIIFSPLYLMLKNRGVEFKFFHRLDTMSLSSDKSHVASISVDRQVDLEVPQYDPLTWVKGVPCWPSEPMYQRDDGTRQIPLSQQQAIQALAEEHPGLEPLESAYSPWASQEKLQLRHGTDFDKVVLAVALGALPLHCQELIENSPNLRKMVLGMPTIGTQSFQLWMSEDRHGLGWQGDATILDSYLDSWADFSHLEAVESFPPQTVKSIAYFSRTLPEPVDPPPVGPNPAYPVDRTEWVKRSRRDEFLGGKTGMKPIWTDSYTAEGEFRWDRLVDLQSPDSVGKDRFDAQFWCANVNPTDRYIQSLAGTTQYRVGAGDSGFGNVVLAGDWIRTGLNVGCIESATNGGLMAARAICGHPVEISGEFDFCSRTSGCFMTLMAIFSPLLAWVRKLCRICCPPPPPAPLPTPSLPLYVERGGDQSFPAPFEFKTVDAFAFHLSAPASALQRLCDAHLNDPTGGRLSYVAPFSSVMMVFSNIARSRPSVPPASEYGWLPEKNFSIWIPLIAMESTSTGIPWPRAIVWYQPYIMVDQAWALTSGREVYGYPKALADVTIPGFGTDQTAFGVKTLAVEAADPAAEVRRLELLKIRPASGAALPAGQQFDKTQAADLVDDMKRKVLGDSETLNCNDGAFVLDVDTLLSLTDLTGVFLKQFRDAGMGNQACYQAIVEADAKPSFLGGSSLSDSYQVEGIDTITHPFLANFGWGSFPRDVANAWHVKFNFTMQAGREVWRA; encoded by the coding sequence ATGTCACAATCGGAAAAGATTGCCGTTTTTGGTGGTGGGATCGCGGGGCTTACCGCCGCCTATGCGTTGACCGACCCTTCGCTTTCCACCCGCTATGAGGTGACTGTCTACCAGATGGGGTGGCGTCTGGGGGGGAAGGGAGCGAGCGGTCGCAACCGCCAACAGCATGATCGCATCGAGGAGCATGGGCTGCACATTTGGCTGGGCTGCTACGAGAACGCCTTCCGCGTCATGCGGACCTGTTACGACGAATGCCGCAGCGCGAATCTAACTCCCGAATCGCCGTTTCAAACTGTCGAAGATGCGTTTGATCCTCAAGACCTGATCACGATGATGGAGCCCGACGGGGCGGGCAGCTGGGATCCATGGTCGATTACGATGCCGTCGACCGACAAGTTTCCGGGCCAGCAATCGCAATGCATCAGCGTTGCCGGAGCGGTTCGCCGGTTGTTGGAATTGATGGACAAACTGCAACAGGTGCCGTTGGATCGGATGTCGCCGGAACGACTGGACCAGGTTCGCCAGGTGAAAGAGCGGCTGAACGATTCGGAGTGCCAGAACTGTAAACAGGATTATCGAGCGGTTTTGCAGTCACTCGAATCGCTGCAGATCGATAGTAAACGCAGTTGGATCGCGGAGGATCAGACGCCGGAGCAGCGACGGCGAGCGATCCTGATCGAATTGGCGATCACGCTAGCCAAAGGCGTGTTGCGCGATGTTCTGTTGGAAGGCCATACGTCGTTTGACGTCCTCGATCAGCACGACTTTCGAGGCTGGCTGCGACAGCACGGTGCCAGTCGCCAGGCCTGCGATTCGGCGCCGGTTCGGGCGGCCTACGAGATCGTGTTTGGGTACCACCGCGGCGAGGACGATAAGCCCAGTTATGCCGCCGGCGTCGCCACGCGGTTTATGTTGCGTTGGGTGCTGACCTATGAAGGGTCGCTGATCTACAAGATGCGAGCGGGGATGGGGGATATCATCTTTTCCCCGCTGTATCTGATGCTCAAGAACCGCGGCGTGGAGTTCAAGTTCTTCCATCGCTTGGACACGATGTCGCTATCGTCGGACAAGTCGCACGTCGCTTCGATCTCGGTCGATCGCCAGGTCGATCTCGAGGTGCCGCAATACGATCCGCTGACCTGGGTCAAAGGCGTTCCCTGTTGGCCGTCTGAACCGATGTATCAGCGCGACGATGGAACGCGGCAGATTCCGCTGTCGCAACAGCAAGCGATCCAGGCGTTGGCTGAAGAGCATCCGGGGCTTGAACCGCTGGAGTCAGCTTATTCGCCATGGGCCAGCCAGGAGAAGTTGCAGCTGCGGCATGGCACCGATTTTGACAAGGTTGTGCTGGCTGTCGCGCTGGGGGCCCTGCCACTGCATTGCCAAGAGCTGATCGAAAACAGCCCCAACCTGCGGAAGATGGTGCTGGGGATGCCGACCATTGGGACCCAGTCGTTCCAGTTGTGGATGTCCGAGGATCGGCATGGGCTGGGTTGGCAGGGGGACGCCACGATCCTCGATTCTTATCTCGACAGTTGGGCCGATTTCAGCCATCTCGAAGCGGTCGAAAGTTTCCCACCGCAGACGGTCAAATCGATCGCGTATTTCTCGCGGACGCTACCCGAACCGGTTGATCCGCCACCGGTTGGTCCGAATCCTGCGTATCCGGTCGATCGAACCGAGTGGGTGAAGCGTTCGCGGCGCGACGAATTTCTCGGCGGGAAGACGGGAATGAAACCGATCTGGACCGACAGCTATACCGCCGAGGGTGAGTTCCGTTGGGATCGGTTGGTCGATCTGCAGTCTCCCGATTCGGTCGGCAAGGACCGTTTCGACGCTCAGTTCTGGTGTGCCAACGTCAATCCGACCGATCGCTACATTCAATCGTTAGCCGGAACGACACAGTACCGCGTCGGTGCCGGAGATTCGGGCTTTGGCAACGTCGTGTTAGCGGGGGATTGGATTCGTACCGGCCTGAATGTCGGCTGCATCGAAAGTGCAACCAATGGCGGGCTGATGGCGGCGCGCGCGATCTGCGGGCATCCGGTGGAGATCTCGGGGGAGTTCGATTTCTGTTCGCGGACCAGCGGATGTTTTATGACGCTGATGGCGATCTTCTCGCCCCTGCTGGCTTGGGTTCGCAAGTTGTGTCGGATCTGTTGCCCACCGCCTCCCCCTGCTCCGCTGCCAACGCCGTCGCTGCCGTTGTATGTCGAGCGCGGCGGGGATCAATCGTTTCCCGCTCCATTCGAATTCAAAACCGTCGACGCGTTTGCGTTTCATCTGTCAGCTCCTGCGTCCGCATTGCAGCGGTTATGCGATGCGCACTTGAATGATCCGACCGGTGGGCGACTCTCTTATGTCGCACCGTTTTCGAGCGTCATGATGGTCTTTTCGAACATCGCGCGATCGCGGCCCTCGGTGCCGCCAGCGAGCGAATACGGTTGGTTGCCGGAGAAAAACTTCTCGATCTGGATTCCGTTGATCGCCATGGAAAGCACCTCCACCGGAATCCCTTGGCCGCGCGCGATCGTCTGGTATCAACCCTACATCATGGTCGACCAGGCTTGGGCGTTGACCAGCGGACGTGAGGTCTATGGCTACCCCAAAGCCTTGGCCGACGTGACGATTCCCGGCTTCGGGACCGATCAGACGGCTTTCGGCGTCAAGACATTAGCCGTCGAAGCCGCCGACCCTGCCGCGGAGGTCCGTCGTTTGGAGCTGTTGAAAATTCGCCCGGCCTCAGGGGCGGCGCTCCCTGCGGGCCAGCAGTTCGATAAGACTCAAGCCGCCGACCTGGTGGACGACATGAAGCGGAAGGTGCTTGGCGATTCCGAAACGCTCAACTGCAACGACGGTGCGTTCGTGTTGGATGTCGACACGTTATTGAGCCTAACCGATTTGACCGGCGTCTTCTTAAAGCAGTTTCGCGACGCCGGGATGGGCAATCAGGCGTGTTATCAAGCGATCGTGGAAGCCGACGCAAAGCCTTCCTTTTTGGGAGGCAGTTCGTTGTCGGATTCGTATCAAGTCGAAGGGATCGACACGATCACGCATCCGTTTCTCGCCAATTTTGGTTGGGGCAGTTTCCCTCGCGATGTTGCCAATGCGTGGCATGTGAAGTTCAACTTCACAATGCAAGCGGGGCGCGAAGTCTGGCGCGCGTGA
- a CDS encoding ATP-binding response regulator: MSDEPRLILVVDDSATQLAQMRMLLEKAGYRTLTADDGEHALTIAREHTPDLVVTDLEMPGMSGLDLVMMLNLESPQLPVVLTTSRGSEELAVEALQAGAASYVPKRNLAKDLADTIERTLAVADSERQRLSFAKYIRTVAIELELNNDDSLLSQILSRLEAPLVELGIVTEATRMHIGIALDEALRNAMIHGNLEVPSSLRDQDCGQAYIDMIQARLKEEHYASRRVFVKLTANPEQAVFVITDQGPGFDVSKLPDPTDPENWEAVSGRGLLLIRSFMDEVEHNEVGNQITMVKCRVDPDAIDDDDDDDDECDD; encoded by the coding sequence ATGTCCGATGAACCTCGCCTAATTTTGGTCGTTGACGACAGCGCGACCCAATTGGCTCAGATGCGGATGCTGCTGGAGAAGGCGGGCTATCGAACGCTGACCGCCGACGATGGCGAACACGCCCTTACGATCGCCCGCGAACATACGCCTGATCTGGTCGTCACCGATCTCGAGATGCCCGGGATGTCGGGGCTGGATCTGGTGATGATGTTGAATCTGGAGTCGCCGCAGTTGCCCGTCGTGCTGACGACGTCGCGCGGAAGCGAAGAACTGGCGGTCGAAGCGTTGCAAGCGGGGGCGGCTAGCTATGTCCCCAAACGAAATCTCGCCAAAGATCTCGCCGACACGATCGAACGCACCCTGGCAGTCGCCGATTCGGAGCGGCAGCGACTGTCGTTCGCCAAGTACATCCGTACCGTGGCGATCGAACTGGAATTGAACAACGACGATTCGCTGCTGTCGCAGATCCTGTCGCGGCTGGAGGCTCCGTTAGTGGAACTGGGGATCGTCACCGAAGCAACGCGGATGCACATTGGCATCGCGCTTGATGAAGCGTTGCGGAACGCCATGATCCATGGAAACTTGGAAGTTCCCAGCTCGCTTCGCGATCAAGATTGCGGCCAAGCGTACATCGATATGATTCAAGCCCGCTTGAAAGAGGAGCACTACGCGTCGCGTCGTGTCTTTGTGAAGTTGACGGCAAACCCCGAACAGGCGGTTTTCGTGATCACCGACCAAGGGCCAGGGTTCGACGTCAGCAAGCTTCCCGATCCCACCGACCCTGAAAACTGGGAAGCGGTCAGTGGGCGCGGCCTGCTGCTGATTCGTTCGTTTATGGATGAAGTGGAACACAACGAGGTGGGCAATCAGATCACGATGGTCAAGTGTCGTGTCGATCCCGATGCGATCGACGACGATGATGATGACGACGACGAATGCGACGACTGA
- a CDS encoding serine/threonine-protein kinase translates to MSLGNITQRARVALTTILTQVDDVSATNADLPVISPSNDAISQVLSEYQEETDDDQLDLLTDLIIQDMKLGWRSGCRKDLESYLVTWPQLLEHAINMQRMLAAEVTFRAAFAEPIDLESVNQRFPDFAFDKVEFERLLQSGRSLGSEESYQRTGRFFLLREIGSGGMGVVYMAFDRQRRQRVALKVLPTASSRALHYFKREFRSLSDLVHPNLVVLYELFAEANSWFYTMELIDGRDLWKHLGASKFLPLNCALVSTDSVNQTKSEPSSTQGQVLPQPRFPKENVAPTPPAPARPPLDYAMLRRLFAQIADGVVALHATRKLHRDLKPSNIVVRGDGSLVIVDFGLAIALDAADELQPDASGTRPRIASANEVSDLHAAGTVPYMSPEQTRSDKLTPASDWFSVGVMLCEALSGQTLFRGLRAVVLQHKREAYAVPEIQFPEDVPEDLIQLGLAMLSSDPDARPDGSKIQAVLSGKDVQPGTDAAEIPAQRPFVGRSDDLAKLGNGLQWMLQGNAVVAHVQGNSGSGKSRLINYFLEHTQLDAEACILSGRCYEGESVPFKAIDALIDALCRYLNRLPEHQVDALLPKNIATLSRIFPALNGVPSIARSTQHNAFKLEAQEQRRIAFAAFRKLLDAIGKKCPLVLHVDDLHWCDLDSATTLTELVAAPNPPRLMLLMGYRNERVEHNPCLRMLREVGDAKHRISIHVSALSREESLQLATELMPRGISDAASIAETIVRESQGIPFFISELAQSLDNTSTRIEADLDQVLFQRIARLPEQARTLLEIISVAAQPVRTRVALQSSGLDSSRESLLGLLRSERLIRTTGRDIGDDVCAYHDRIREAVVGKLPAQDRIGHHLRLAEALRQEFDADPERIGNHFEAAGQPAQAGSYYGVAADLAADKLAFNRAVRLYQSSIALQDLSPAEARPIGIRLADALANAGRGAEAAQQYQAAIDPTDTDEALQLERKAAYQYCISGHIPEGRAALASVLQQNGMRLSKSPQRALLSMLSQQALLRIRGLKFRTRNEDQIDPAELTQIDVAWAASAGLSMFDVVEGASFQTRNLRMALRVGERTRLARALAWEAAHVSNAGGHTQGRVNKLLGLAKQLASGSDEPYVHVITALSDGVQHWTNGRWQKSFDALIDAEHRLRNECAGVAWELDTAHTFILWGQFYLGQLDELCTRSDAWMTQAKQRGDLYAETTHGSFSVAMAKLVHDDPAAGRMAIDDALNKWVYPGFHVQHSIALMANTYIDLYCGNGIDAWNRYQKQWPQLKASNLLHLQTIRMFNLQLRGRAILAAVMQPSNRFAWNQANAMLARVERDASKIIRSKMPYCIPHGKHLLAGVAAARGHREAVGRLLEEAERGYSSVDMRMFAAATRWRRGQLIGGTQGDDLIRTAQQTMQAQKVRNPAAFCDALAVRVT, encoded by the coding sequence GTGAGTCTTGGAAATATCACCCAACGCGCAAGAGTCGCTTTAACCACGATCCTGACTCAGGTCGATGATGTCAGCGCGACCAATGCCGACCTGCCGGTCATCAGTCCTTCCAATGATGCGATCTCTCAAGTTCTAAGCGAATACCAGGAAGAGACCGACGACGATCAATTGGACTTGCTGACCGATTTGATCATCCAAGACATGAAGCTGGGTTGGCGAAGCGGATGCCGCAAGGACCTGGAATCGTATCTGGTGACTTGGCCCCAGTTGCTGGAACATGCGATCAACATGCAGCGGATGCTTGCTGCGGAGGTAACGTTTCGAGCAGCGTTTGCGGAACCGATCGATCTGGAGTCGGTGAACCAGCGGTTTCCTGACTTTGCCTTCGACAAGGTGGAATTCGAGAGACTCTTGCAATCCGGAAGGTCTCTCGGGAGCGAAGAGAGCTATCAGCGAACGGGCCGATTTTTCCTGTTGCGTGAAATCGGATCGGGTGGAATGGGGGTCGTTTACATGGCGTTCGACCGTCAACGGCGCCAGCGGGTGGCGCTCAAGGTTCTGCCGACGGCCAGTAGTCGCGCGCTGCATTACTTCAAACGTGAATTCCGGTCGTTGTCCGATTTGGTCCATCCCAACTTGGTCGTGCTGTACGAACTGTTCGCCGAAGCGAACAGCTGGTTCTACACGATGGAGTTGATCGACGGACGCGATCTCTGGAAACATCTGGGCGCATCGAAGTTCTTGCCCTTGAATTGTGCACTCGTGTCGACCGATTCGGTAAATCAAACCAAGTCGGAACCCAGCAGCACGCAAGGTCAGGTTTTGCCCCAACCTCGATTTCCCAAAGAGAACGTGGCGCCAACGCCGCCGGCCCCCGCTCGACCACCGCTGGACTACGCGATGTTGCGTCGACTGTTTGCGCAAATTGCCGACGGCGTTGTGGCGCTGCATGCGACGCGAAAACTACACCGCGACCTGAAGCCTTCGAATATCGTCGTCCGGGGCGATGGCAGCTTGGTAATCGTCGATTTTGGACTGGCGATCGCGCTGGACGCTGCGGATGAATTGCAACCCGATGCGTCCGGTACTCGCCCACGGATCGCATCGGCAAATGAAGTCTCCGACCTCCATGCTGCCGGAACGGTCCCCTACATGTCGCCCGAGCAAACGCGCAGCGACAAACTGACTCCGGCAAGCGATTGGTTTTCGGTCGGTGTGATGTTGTGCGAGGCACTCTCGGGACAGACACTTTTCCGCGGGCTGCGGGCCGTAGTTTTGCAGCACAAACGCGAGGCCTATGCAGTTCCGGAGATCCAGTTTCCCGAGGATGTTCCCGAGGATTTGATCCAGCTGGGACTTGCGATGCTCAGCAGCGATCCCGACGCGCGCCCCGACGGCAGCAAAATTCAAGCGGTGCTCAGTGGCAAGGATGTCCAACCAGGCACCGACGCCGCCGAAATCCCGGCACAGCGTCCGTTCGTGGGTCGCAGCGACGACTTGGCAAAACTGGGCAACGGACTCCAGTGGATGTTGCAGGGGAACGCCGTAGTCGCGCACGTCCAGGGAAATTCGGGGTCGGGCAAAAGCCGATTGATCAATTACTTCCTCGAACACACGCAACTGGATGCCGAAGCATGCATCCTCAGCGGCCGCTGTTACGAAGGGGAATCGGTACCTTTTAAAGCGATCGATGCCTTGATCGATGCATTGTGTCGCTATTTAAACCGGCTGCCCGAACATCAGGTGGACGCGTTGTTGCCAAAAAACATCGCGACGCTGTCTCGCATCTTCCCGGCGCTCAATGGTGTTCCGTCGATTGCCCGATCCACGCAACACAACGCGTTTAAATTGGAGGCCCAGGAACAGCGTCGGATCGCGTTCGCCGCGTTTCGCAAACTGTTGGATGCGATCGGCAAAAAATGCCCTTTAGTACTGCATGTCGACGATCTTCATTGGTGCGATCTCGATAGCGCCACGACGTTGACGGAACTGGTCGCTGCCCCCAATCCACCACGTTTGATGCTGCTGATGGGCTATCGCAACGAACGTGTCGAGCACAATCCTTGCTTGCGAATGTTGCGTGAAGTGGGGGATGCCAAGCATCGAATTTCGATTCATGTGAGTGCGTTGTCGCGAGAGGAATCGCTGCAATTGGCGACCGAATTGATGCCTCGGGGGATCTCCGATGCAGCGTCGATTGCCGAAACCATCGTCCGCGAATCACAAGGAATCCCGTTCTTCATTTCGGAACTAGCGCAAAGTCTCGACAACACCAGCACGCGGATCGAAGCCGATTTGGATCAAGTCTTGTTCCAGCGAATCGCTCGTCTCCCCGAGCAGGCACGGACGTTGCTGGAGATCATATCCGTTGCCGCCCAACCGGTCCGAACGCGGGTCGCGCTACAATCGTCGGGCTTGGATAGTTCCCGGGAAAGCCTGCTCGGCCTGCTGCGTTCCGAACGTTTGATTCGAACCACCGGCCGAGACATCGGGGATGACGTCTGCGCCTACCACGATCGGATCCGAGAAGCCGTTGTGGGGAAATTGCCGGCACAGGATCGCATTGGACATCACCTGCGTTTGGCGGAGGCCTTGCGACAGGAATTTGATGCCGATCCCGAACGGATCGGCAATCACTTCGAAGCCGCCGGCCAACCCGCCCAGGCAGGCAGCTACTACGGCGTCGCAGCCGATTTGGCAGCCGACAAATTGGCCTTCAATCGCGCCGTACGTCTGTATCAAAGCAGCATCGCATTGCAAGATTTGTCCCCCGCAGAGGCACGCCCCATCGGGATTCGTTTGGCCGACGCGCTGGCCAACGCGGGACGCGGTGCCGAAGCGGCGCAACAATATCAAGCGGCAATCGATCCCACGGATACGGACGAAGCATTGCAACTGGAACGCAAAGCGGCCTATCAATACTGCATCAGCGGGCACATCCCCGAAGGCCGCGCTGCGCTCGCCAGCGTATTGCAACAAAATGGCATGCGGCTGTCCAAATCGCCGCAACGCGCACTGCTGTCGATGCTCAGCCAGCAAGCCCTGCTACGGATCCGCGGATTGAAATTTCGAACCCGTAACGAAGATCAAATCGATCCCGCCGAACTCACCCAGATCGACGTCGCTTGGGCCGCATCGGCCGGTTTAAGCATGTTTGATGTCGTTGAAGGGGCCAGCTTTCAAACGCGCAATCTACGGATGGCGTTGCGTGTCGGCGAACGCACCCGCCTGGCTCGCGCCTTGGCGTGGGAAGCGGCGCATGTTTCCAATGCCGGGGGACACACCCAAGGCCGCGTCAACAAACTGCTGGGGCTGGCGAAACAACTGGCCTCGGGATCCGACGAGCCCTACGTGCACGTGATCACGGCACTTTCCGACGGTGTCCAGCATTGGACCAACGGGCGTTGGCAAAAATCGTTCGACGCTTTGATCGATGCGGAACATCGTCTGCGAAACGAATGCGCAGGCGTCGCTTGGGAACTAGACACCGCCCACACCTTCATTCTCTGGGGGCAGTTTTATCTAGGACAACTGGACGAACTCTGCACGCGTTCGGACGCCTGGATGACGCAGGCCAAGCAGCGTGGAGACCTGTACGCTGAAACAACCCACGGTTCATTCAGTGTGGCGATGGCGAAACTAGTGCACGACGATCCGGCGGCTGGGCGGATGGCGATCGACGATGCGTTAAACAAATGGGTCTACCCAGGCTTCCATGTCCAGCACAGCATCGCATTGATGGCCAACACCTACATCGACCTCTACTGCGGAAACGGCATCGATGCATGGAACCGTTACCAAAAGCAGTGGCCACAGCTGAAGGCTTCCAATCTACTGCATTTGCAAACCATCCGGATGTTTAACCTGCAACTGCGAGGGCGAGCGATACTCGCGGCGGTGATGCAGCCTAGCAACCGCTTCGCTTGGAACCAAGCCAACGCGATGCTGGCTCGCGTCGAACGCGATGCCTCCAAGATCATCCGGTCGAAGATGCCTTACTGCATCCCGCACGGCAAGCATCTGTTGGCGGGAGTTGCCGCGGCGCGAGGCCACCGAGAGGCTGTAGGCAGATTGCTGGAAGAAGCCGAACGCGGGTATTCGTCGGTCGACATGCGCATGTTTGCCGCGGCAACCCGCTGGCGTCGTGGACAGTTAATCGGCGGCACGCAAGGCGACGATCTGATCCGCACGGCGCAACAGACGATGCAAGCACAGAAGGTTCGAAATCCGGCGGCGTTTTGCGATGCCCTAGCGGTTCGCGTAACCTAA